In Bos indicus isolate NIAB-ARS_2022 breed Sahiwal x Tharparkar chromosome 25, NIAB-ARS_B.indTharparkar_mat_pri_1.0, whole genome shotgun sequence, the DNA window ACCCCAGCTCCGGAGCCAACCCCAGGGTCAGAAATTAATAAAGAGGCTCCATCTTCAGGTAAACCTCAGCCCCCCACCTTCTGCAGGTGCCGTCTCCTGCTTGTCTTCTGGCTGGCAGTGATCGGGGGCCTCTACCTGATTCTCCGCTTTCACAGCATGCCCACCCAGCCCCCAAGACCTCAAGGAGCTGGAGCTTCTGACccaggcactggagaaggcagtacGAGTGCGAAAAGGCCTCTCTAAGGCTGGAGAAGGAGTCAAGGCCCGCAGCCTGAAGTCTGGGTCTGCTTCCACTGCCACCAAAGCCTCTGCCCCACCCAGCACCTCACGCTGCACTGGCAGCCGTGCACCTGAGACAAAACCCCCCAGGGGTGTCCACCACCCCTGGGTGCCCGCAAAGGACCTCCCTGGGCGCAGGCTTCTGTTGGTGGGAGATGGCGCCCATATGGGGCAGGGGGCCGGAGCCAACAAGCCTGAAGCAGGCCTCAGGGACCAGCAGATTGTCCCCCAGGCTGCTTCTCAGGTTCCAGAAGCTTTTACGCTCAAGGATAAGGGGTGAGTTCCCCAGCAGACATTCCCTAGAGGAGCTACTGTCTGCCTGATCAGATCCTGGGCAGCTGTAGAAGGCTAGATTTGGGATGACAGGGAGGGCCCAGCACTGAGTGGGTATGGGCCTGGGGAGCCCCAGGATGTCACCCCATGAATCCCCAGCCCGGAAGTTGGTAGGTGGAACTGTTGGCGGTGACGGTGCCATGTTTGATGTACTGGGGCCTGTCCCTCTCTGCTCCCTGGCTGTTCCTGTGCCCTGTGCACTTATCTACCCAGCCCGGGGGCTCCAGATGCTCTGGAGATGGCCTgggctctgccctcctctctgcCAGGTGGACCCCAGCTGGGCTGGCTCCCGTGGTCACTCTGGAAGCCCTCTCTGAGGGCTGGGAGAGCCTCACCCCTCATTGGGCTCTGAGTGGGGAGCGGGGCCTGCAGCCTCCGGAGTGGGACAGAGCTGCCCTGAGCGCCAGCTTCCCAACAGGGCCTTACTGCGGCTGCCAGAGGCCTTCAGGAAGGCGGCTTCCCGGAATGCTAGGTGAGGCTGGTGGGGGTGTGGGACcccgggaggggagggggagccaGGGGAGTGGCGGTGGGGGGCGTGGGGGTGCGGGGTGGGAGAGCAGGGAGGCGGAGGCTTGGCCCACGGGCCCCTCTGCTTCCTTTCCTGGGAGGTGACACTCTCACATCCAGAGAGTCTGCTGCCCTAGGACTGCTCTCACGGACCCAGCTCAGCCTCTCCACTGTGAGGCCTTGAGCAGGGCGCCAGgtgcccccaggccccaggctgtgGAAGTGCCGTAGGGGTTAAGCCAGGTGGTGCCAGGTGGTGTTTTCAGGTGTACCCGTTGTGCTGGGTATGGAACCAGCGCCCAGAGCTCTGGGTTCCAGTCAGTGCTGGCTTCTCTCCCCTTTTCCTTGGTCAGCTCTGTCCCCTTTCCATGAGCAGTGTCCCCTCAGTTCCCTGGGCCCCTCCCCTTGGTTTCGCCTACTTCCCAGGGCCCCAGCCCGCTGGCTGGCATCATCACATGTTGCTCTCTGGTTTGCGGGCTGCCCATGTGTGCATCCAGCCTGTGGGCCCAGCTCAGCTCGATGCAGACCAGGGATTctgtggatgctgctgctgccaccgcCAAAACCCAGTTCCTCCAGAAAATGCAGACAGCTGTATCCTTGCGGGGGTGGGATCCTCGCAGAGGTTCTGGCTCTGAACCTGGTTTAGAGTGTGAGGAGGAGCCACTCCAGGAAGGGCCAGAGCCACACTGGGACCCAGCCCTGGGGGAGAGCGGAGGGGCCCGGCCATGGGGGAGTTTCCCTGACCCACTTGCAGGCAGGCCTGCCCAGCTCCATGCTCAGCGCAGCAGAGTTGGGGCGCCTACAGAAGGCCTGCTCCATGCTGAGGCTTCGAATGAGGGAGGAGCTCACGGCAGGTTAGTGGCCCCGAGTCGGGTCTCCGGCGGGACAGGGAGGGCTTCAGGACCCTCATGAACCTGGCCTGTGACCACCTCTGGCTCTCGTGTAGACCCCAAGGACTGGACGCAGGAGTACCGCAGCCTGCTCACCCTGGAGGGGCTGCAGGCCCTGGCAGGGCAGTGTCTGCACAGGCTGcaagagctgcaggagctgcGCTCCGGTGAGGCCTGCctgcaccaccccccccccaccccaacccgaGCCgaactgtgtgcgtgtgtgcctgtTAAGTTGGGACCttatggactgactgtagcccgccaggctcctctgtccatggggttctccaggcaggaatactggagtgggatggcatttccttctccaggggtcttcccaacccagggatcttaacgaagtctctggtgtctcctgcattgcaggagggttctttacctctgatccACTGGGAAAACCTGGTCAGTGTCAAAGTCCTCTAGCGACAGGGCGGTGTGGGGACTTGAACAGCACCCCCAGGGGagtggagacaggcaggcaggcccTTCCCATGTCCCCTTCGGGATCCTGAGTGTCCCGTAGTTATGCTGTGGAGCTGCCGGTGCAGCACCCCCGCTCCAGCCCCCTTGCCCACACACAGACCCCACCAGTCTAAGTAGCTTGCGCATTTATCCACTTAGTGGGAAAGTTTCTTGTGAGAATCAGAGATCCTGGCACATGCTTGGTGTTGCAAGAGAGTTGTTCGTGGACAGCAGGGCTTTACCCAGGAGGCAAGGGGGGACTTTGCACCCCTAGCGGGAGCCTGAAAAAGACAGCCCTGGCTGCTGCCCATGGGGTGGTGTCCCCTGTTCTTGCAGCGGTGGTGGAACAGCCGCAGGGGCCATGGCCTGAGGGGCCCCCCAGGGCCGCCTTGCCCTGTGGAGGAGGCGCAGACCCAGTGTGGAGCCCCCAGCTGCTTCTCTACTCCAGCACCCAGGAGCTGCAGACCCTGGCAGCCCTCAGGCTACGGGTGGCCATGCTGGACCAGCAGGTCCATCTGGAAAAGGTACTTCCAGACTCCGGGGCATGGGTCACTGCGTGTTCAGGAGCACTGGGCCATGGGGAGGACTTGGTTCAGCCTCCAAGATCCaccagggaaggaggtggggagggcacgTGTGAGCGTGCTGGAACTTTGAGAGGCGGAGTAGGGACGAGTGTGGCGCCTTGACTCCCGCCCTAGATTGGGTCCCCCCAAATGTTCCAGGCCCCCCTGAGCCTTTGGCCCTCACCAACCTCCAGGTCCTAATGGCTGAGCTGCTCCCCCTGCTGAGCGAGCAGGAGCCCCTGGGGCGCCCCTGGCTGGCGCTGTGCCGGGCTGCACACTGCCTGCTCTGCGAGGGGGGCCAGCGCTTCCTCACCGTCCTGCAAGATGAGCCTGCTGACCGACTGAGCCCTCCCTGAGGCCCGGCCCACCCCAACCCCCGAGCCCTGCAACAAGGCAGGCTGGCTCTGCCCCCAGCCCGACTGTTGTCAAGACACCCCCACTCAGTAATTAAACGAATTGGCATCAAGGGCATTTTCACTGGTGCAGTGAGTGGGGGGCCCAGAGGGGCCTGTGCCCCCTTGGGAAGCCAGGTTTCCACCCAGCGGGGACTGCCCCCGGCTCTTCCTGGGGAACTTAGGGCCTTCCTCACATTTGCTGGTCAGGGTTTGGCTTTACTTGGCCTTCCATAGGCTTGGGCGAACAGAGGCTGTGGGGACTTTGCTTAGCTATCTCTGTTTCTTCTTGCTGTACACTTATAAGCCACTTGTGTGACATTAAAACTGCTTTAgaaagtatgtatttttaatcaTACCAAGGTGGGACTTTGTGTTTTTTACTTACCAAGCACATATCAAGTATATTTACCAAGAATGGGCATACCCATTTTGTACTGAAGGAAGGGGGCCGGGCCCCTCGAGGTGGGCTGCCCCGGGGCCTCACTGCTTGCTCTAGcccttgtacacctgaaacctcTCGCCACAAGTGCCTGGATGCGTCCTGGGCTCACCCAAAGAGCAGAGAGCCAGTGTCCGCGCGGGCGGCCGCTGTCTGCCCACAGCCATCTCTCCTGGCACCCAtgtccacccccgccccctctgCTGTCGCTCTGGCTGCTGTGGGCGCCCCAGACTGAGTCCCCTTCAGGGAACAGGCCCGTCACCCTCCCCTGCTGAAGGAACCACCATTCCTTCCACTTCCACTTTCCACCTTCCACTTTGCTGGAAGGCAGGAAAGTGTAGAGGTCCAGGTCACCACCTCTGGGTTTCCATCGGGACTTGTTTGCTGCTGTGGGCCTTCAGCATGATCCTTGAAGACTCTGTGTCGTCCCCAGCGCGTTTCTGGGCAGTGGTTATCACCACTGGGGTGAAGATGAGTAGGATAGTGTTACAGGCTTCACAGCCCTGGGCCCTGAGGAGGGCTGCCAGGCGGTGGTGTCCCTGTCGTGAGCCTTTAGTGAGCACCTGTGTGAACCAAGCACAAGTCTCAGGGCTGGGCAGTGGCCCCCTGTGTGGACAGCGATGGGCGAGAATAGTAACACTGCTTCTGCCTCAGGAGGCCGGCAACTCCTGGAGAAGGTCAGGTCTCCTGCGAGCCTGCTGAAGCACTGCAGGTGTGGGGCGTGAACTGGGTGATGCTGAAGCAGCCTCCGGGTGGCCCCACCCTGCAGGAGACTATTTGTAAAGGGCCCCACTGTTCAACAGGCCAGAAACCTTGGACATGGAG includes these proteins:
- the TEDC2 gene encoding tubulin epsilon and delta complex protein 2, translated to MLPAECSRRLVAELRDALDSCAERQRQLEQSLRVSRRLLRVWEPAETPAPEPTPGSEINKEAPSSACPPSPQDLKELELLTQALEKAVRVRKGLSKAGEGVKARSLKSGSASTATKASAPPSTSRCTGSRAPETKPPRGVHHPWVPAKDLPGRRLLLVGDGAHMGQGAGANKPEAGLRDQQIVPQAASQVPEAFTLKDKGALLRLPEAFRKAASRNASLWAQLSSMQTRDSVDAAAATAKTQFLQKMQTAAGLPSSMLSAAELGRLQKACSMLRLRMREELTADPKDWTQEYRSLLTLEGLQALAGQCLHRLQELQELRSAVVEQPQGPWPEGPPRAALPCGGGADPVWSPQLLLYSSTQELQTLAALRLRVAMLDQQVHLEKVLMAELLPLLSEQEPLGRPWLALCRAAHCLLCEGGQRFLTVLQDEPADRLSPP